The Chitinophaga sp. Cy-1792 genome contains the following window.
CACTGGAAGACGGTACCACGGAAGAGTTCAGCTATCCCGCCATTATTCAGACCAACGACGGCCTGATTCATATAACGTACACATACGATCGTAAAAACGTAAAGCACGTAGTGCTGAAGCAGCAGTAAGGCTAGTTACCAAAATATTGTAATTGGGTAATAGCCCGCCGTCTCTACTGAGCAGAGACGGCGGGCGACCCCCACAAGTGATACCGAAGGTATCACCTGAAAAACAACTTCATCTATCGCTATACTGAAATTTATCTCCTCAACACATACTTATATCTCTCAAAATAATTATGCAGAAATAACACCTCATACTGCGCAGCATCCGACCAGTACCTGAAATCATGCGCCCCTGGCGATTCTACATAAGTATGTGCAATGTGTAGCTTGTTTAAGGTAGCATTCAGTTCCCTGTTATAGGGTAGAAATGGATCGTCTGTACCACAGGTCAGTATAATTTCCTGTTGTGAAAATGCCAGCTGTCGGGCGTTTTGTAAAACATCGTACTGTTTCCAGCTGGCGGAGTCATTTCCGATTAATTTATTGATGCCAAAATCTTTGATAAAAGGAACGATCTCCACAGCCCCGCAAATACTACCGATCGCACCAAACATATGACTGTAATGCATACCGGTGTGTAAGGCGCCATATCCTCCCATACTCCAGCCCATAATGGCGCGGCCAAATCTGTCGGTACGGGTATGGTAACTGCTATCTATATACGCCGGGAGCTCTTTACTTAAAAATGTTTCATATTGTACATCAGCCATCAGCGGACTGTTAAGGTACCATTTGTCGAAACCGCCATCAGGTAATACAAATACCAGCTGGTAAAGATCGGCAAGTGCAGGTAGGGAAGGAATGTCCAAAGTGAGTGTCCGGGTGGGATTACCGCTATAGCCATGCAATACATACACCGATGGCAGCGGTTGCGTTGCTGTTGCATCCGGGCGTACCACCAGTGTAGTAATCCCTTTCTTCATGGAAGGGGAGTAAACTTTCAACGTATCTACCATCGCTGCTTTTGCTGATGTTACTGTAAATAGCAATATGACGGGAACGGCTATCTGTTTTAATCGCTTGCTGAAACGGAAGTTCTGCAACACGATACCGGCAATGATCAGTATGCAACCTACTATCTGCAGTGTGGTAATGGCTTCCTGCAATACAACATGTGCCAGCCCGGCTGATACTGGTATCTCTATGGCTGCCAGCACACTGCCCAGGCCCATACCTACTATTGGAAACCCTTTGCTGAAAAGCACCGGCGGCAATATAGTGCCGAATAAACCAAGGAACAGGCCCCAGCGGGGAATAACGGCCCACTCAAAATCCTGTACCAGCTGCCTGTTCCAGAATAGCAGGATGGCGATCAATCCGCCCGCTACGAGCATCTTTGACCGGTAAAACAACGGGTAACCAGTGGCTACATGATTGGCGGCATACATGGCGCCGGTATAGCAAACGGCCGACAACAACCCAT
Protein-coding sequences here:
- a CDS encoding alpha/beta hydrolase-fold protein, producing MKKLKGIMLVTAGAASYGVLATYVKIAGQQGFSTAAITFAQYFTGCIVLFILDLFRKRSPVAVNNIKENLRLLGAGTFLGLTSTFYYLAVQYLPVSVTIVLLMQTIWMGILVDCIRNRSVPTIQQVAAIVIVLAGTFLATGIMGSSISWNGKGAIYGLLSAVCYTGAMYAANHVATGYPLFYRSKMLVAGGLIAILLFWNRQLVQDFEWAVIPRWGLFLGLFGTILPPVLFSKGFPIVGMGLGSVLAAIEIPVSAGLAHVVLQEAITTLQIVGCILIIAGIVLQNFRFSKRLKQIAVPVILLFTVTSAKAAMVDTLKVYSPSMKKGITTLVVRPDATATQPLPSVYVLHGYSGNPTRTLTLDIPSLPALADLYQLVFVLPDGGFDKWYLNSPLMADVQYETFLSKELPAYIDSSYHTRTDRFGRAIMGWSMGGYGALHTGMHYSHMFGAIGSICGAVEIVPFIKDFGINKLIGNDSASWKQYDVLQNARQLAFSQQEIILTCGTDDPFLPYNRELNATLNKLHIAHTYVESPGAHDFRYWSDAAQYEVLFLHNYFERYKYVLRR